The Agrococcus sp. ARC_14 DNA segment AGGGCATGCTCAACCAGATGCGCGCGCTCATCGGCCTGGGCGAATACCCGCCGGGCTCGAACAGGAACAAGGTCACCGCCTGGTACGTGATGGTCGGCCCATGGTGCGACATGGCCATCACCTACGCGGCAGCGCACTCCGACAACCTCGCCGCCGTGGGCGGCCGCTACGCCTACACGGTGTGGCACGCGCAGAAGTTCCAGTCGATGGGCCGCTGGCACTCCGGCACCGGCGGCATCCGCTCTGGCGACATCATCTTCTTCGACTGGTCGGGCAGCCGTCGGGTGAGTGCGATCGACCATGTCGGCATCGTCGAGGCCGTGCACTCCGACGGCACGATCACGACCATCGAGGGCAACACCTCCGACGTCTGCATGCGCCGCAAGCGCACCGGCGCCTATGTGGTCGGCTACGGCCGCCCGGCCTACGGCACCGGCGGCTCCCCCATGCCCCCGAACGACGGCATGCTGCGGCGCGGCTCCACCGGCACTGCCGTGCGCACGCTGCAGGGCAACCTCAACACGGTGATGCGCTCGGGCCTGGCCGTCGACGGGCAGTTCGGGTCGAAGACGGATGCGGCGGTGCGGTCATTCCAGCAGCGCTACGGTCTCGCCGTCGACGGCGTGTACGGGCCGGCGTCTGCGGCCACGATGCGCGCGGCGCTCAAGGGCGGCTCCACGCCTCCCGCTCCGACGCCCAGACCTCCCGCCCCGGC contains these protein-coding regions:
- a CDS encoding peptidoglycan-binding protein, producing the protein MGSREGMLNQMRALIGLGEYPPGSNRNKVTAWYVMVGPWCDMAITYAAAHSDNLAAVGGRYAYTVWHAQKFQSMGRWHSGTGGIRSGDIIFFDWSGSRRVSAIDHVGIVEAVHSDGTITTIEGNTSDVCMRRKRTGAYVVGYGRPAYGTGGSPMPPNDGMLRRGSTGTAVRTLQGNLNTVMRSGLAVDGQFGSKTDAAVRSFQQRYGLAVDGVYGPASAATMRAALKGGSTPPAPTPRPPAPAPLVVDGSYGPKTCAALQRALNRRGASLVVDGSFGPLTKRALQRYLGVTADGSIGPITVKALQRHIGAVRDGSWGRATTTALQRKLNAGSF